In one window of Posidoniimonas corsicana DNA:
- the mtnA gene encoding S-methyl-5-thioribose-1-phosphate isomerase yields the protein MAKTIEWIGEFDGHLRLLDQTRLPTETSYLDCRTVEDVWQAIKRLSVRGAPAIGVAAAYGVCLAGDSEASAAAACDYLATSRPTAVNLFWALDRMRAAIADHQAPRLAARLLTEARAIHAEDHELCAAIGRHGADALADLPTGAGILTHCNTGALATGGDGTALAVIFELHRRGREPKVYADETRPLLQGARLTMWELMERGVDATLITDSMNAQVMREGRVGAVIVGADRIAANGDAANKIGTYAAAIAARYHNVPFYVAAPSTTFDLTLASGNQIPIEERSDDEITRGFGKQTAPDDAKTYNPAFDVTPAELITGIVTELGVFEPGKVAEALTAAASK from the coding sequence ATGGCGAAGACAATTGAATGGATTGGCGAATTCGACGGTCATCTGCGACTGCTCGATCAGACCAGGCTCCCCACCGAAACTAGTTACCTCGACTGCCGCACCGTCGAAGACGTTTGGCAGGCCATCAAGCGACTGAGCGTGCGCGGCGCCCCGGCGATTGGCGTCGCGGCCGCGTACGGCGTCTGCTTGGCGGGGGACTCGGAGGCGTCGGCCGCCGCGGCGTGCGACTACCTGGCGACCAGCCGGCCGACTGCGGTTAACCTGTTCTGGGCGCTCGACCGCATGCGGGCCGCAATCGCCGATCATCAGGCGCCCCGCCTAGCGGCTCGGCTGCTCACCGAGGCCCGCGCAATCCACGCCGAAGACCACGAGTTGTGCGCGGCGATTGGCCGCCACGGCGCCGACGCCCTGGCTGACCTGCCAACAGGCGCGGGCATCCTAACGCACTGCAACACCGGTGCGCTCGCCACCGGAGGCGACGGCACCGCGTTGGCAGTGATCTTCGAGCTGCACCGCCGCGGCCGCGAGCCGAAGGTCTACGCCGATGAGACCCGCCCGCTGCTGCAGGGCGCCCGGCTCACAATGTGGGAGCTGATGGAGCGCGGCGTCGACGCGACGCTGATTACCGACTCGATGAACGCCCAGGTGATGCGGGAGGGCAGGGTAGGGGCCGTGATCGTCGGAGCCGACCGCATCGCCGCCAACGGCGACGCCGCCAACAAAATCGGCACCTACGCGGCCGCCATCGCCGCCCGCTACCACAACGTGCCGTTCTACGTCGCCGCCCCGAGCACCACCTTCGACCTGACGCTCGCCTCCGGCAATCAAATCCCCATTGAAGAGCGCAGCGACGACGAAATTACCCGCGGCTTCGGCAAGCAGACGGCCCCCGACGACGCCAAGACCTACAACCCGGCCTTCGACGTCACGCCGGCCGAGCTGATCACCGGCATCGTG